ACAGGGTTTGTCTTTGGGAGAGGCTGCGATTCGGTTAGACAGTCGCTACGCCGATGTAAAATTTCTCCAAGAAAATCTTTGGGGCGATCGCTTACTCACAGAAACGAAAAAGTTCCTGTTAACTCCCAGAATTCAGGAAACAATTGCCCAAAATGACAACGAACCTCGACAACCGCAAAACGCCCCTGAGTGAAGCATGAAGAATAAAGGACGAAGGATAAGATTTTATCCTTCGTCCTTTATTTTTTTGCGGGTAGTTTTAAACGTAAAGGCATAGAAGCTCAGGACAAACCCACAGACACTAGATAGGGTGTAGGGTCTACGCCAAATGCATCGAGAGGGTCAACAGCTTGCTGTTTACTGTGAATGCCCGATTGCTTCGCTGTTTTACTTCCGCAGTGCGATCGCGCTTAGGAGCATCTCTGCGAGAATACACTAAATCCAGTTAACCCTCCGCAGCCAAGGCCAAACGCCTGTCTGCCTTCTCAAGATGACACCTTCACTATGTTCTTTGACGACATCCTTCAATTCTTCAGTGGTCAAGGCGTAGCCTAATTCACGAGCAACTTTTACGAATTCCTCTGGACTAGCTACTTCTTGGAATTTTTCGCGTAAACCTGGATCGTAGGTAGCAGCTTCCAGAAATTGACAGGCACTTTCTTTAGACATTTTGACAATCCCCCTACTCTACTGTGTCTTTTTTAGTTCATGCACTATAGCCATTTTAATCGTGCGCTATACTGCTGAAATTCTTTTTTAATCCTATGTTACAGACAGCCGCATCTACCAACCTGAATATTCTTTTAGAAAACCTCCTTTTCCTAGTAATTGTTACGTCTTTTCTTATCTTTGCGGGTTGGCTTTGGAGACATTCACCTCCCTTCACGATTCCTCAACCACTTCCGCCTTGGTTTAGAGCGTGGTTATTTGTTGTACTGCTAGTGGGAGTGGCGCTTCCCCTAGTAGCAATGGTTCTGTGGGGCATATGGTGGAATCATCCCAGCGTATTTCAGGTACTGGTGCCGTACTTTGTCATTTTGGGGTTACAAATTTTATCCGAAAGCGTGACAACGAGACGGTTTCAATCCTGTACGTTCGTGATGGTTCCTTGCTTATACCTTCCTTATCGCGTTTGGCAATTATATA
The Coleofasciculus sp. FACHB-T130 genome window above contains:
- a CDS encoding Nif11-like leader peptide family natural product precursor; its protein translation is MSKESACQFLEAATYDPGLREKFQEVASPEEFVKVARELGYALTTEELKDVVKEHSEGVILRRQTGVWPWLRRVNWI